CTGTAGCAGTTCATTGTTCTTTCCTCATCCTTTCACTAATTTTGGTAGCCTATTGGAATAGAGGGCTATCAGGAAACCCGGCAGACTTTCTCAAGACTCAGGATAATTTTGCTATGCCGATAATTTATATCCCATTCCCCGGACCGTGACGATTATTTCGGTATCAGGGGTGGCTTCACGTAGTCGTGCTCGTAGCCGTTTGATGGCGGCGTCTACGGCCCGCAGATCGCCATAATAATTGTAGCCCCAAACTTGCTCCAGCAATTGCTCCCGGCTCAAGACCTGGCCGGGATGCAGGGCCAGGGTGTGCAACAGGCGTAACTCCAGAGTGGTCAGATTTAGGGCAACATTGTGCCAATGGGCTTCACCGCGAGACAGGTCTACGGTCAAGTTACCCACTCGAATCACATTGGGCGCTGGGGCCGGCGGATTGGCCCGGCGTAACACGTTTTTGACTCGCGCCATCAACTCGCGCACGCTGAAGGGCTTGACCACGTAATCGTCGGCGCCCAATTCCAGGCCCACCACCCGGTCTACTTCGTCGTCGCGGGCGGTGAGCATAATGATGGGTACGTCCCGCTCCTGGCGCAGAGCGCGGCACACGTCCAAGCCGTCCAGCTTGGGCAGCATCAGATCCAAAATGATCAAATCAGGCTGTTCCTGCCGGGCCTGCCGTAAAGCCTCCTCGCCGTCCCAAGCAATGAGTACTTCGTAGTTGGCCCGTTTGAGATTGTAGGCCAGCATGTTCACAATGGGGGGTTCGTCGTCAACGATCAAAATGCGGGCAGACATGATTGTTTGTCGGTAACATCCAGCGGAACTCGTTAGGGCACAGTGGCATTTTGCCTGTGCCGCAGTATTAACAGCTTAACAGAAACTACAGGTTACGTCAAGCAGTTTTGAGGCAGATGTGTGACAGAGGAATGACAGAAAAGGCACAGTAAATCGGGGTAATGACCAACGACGAATGACCAACGACGAACAACCAAATGACTGTTACCTACTGGTCGTTCGTTGTTGGTCATTCGTCGCTGCTCTTGTCGTTTCTCGGGTTACGCCCGGCCACCCATAAATGGACCAGTCCTCGCCAACGCTCGTGGTGATGAATATTGAGGGCGGCTGTGGCCAGATGTTGGCGCCAGGTATCGGCGGAAAAGAAGCTGAACGAGCCAGGGCCAAAAGCCAGGAAATTGGCCAGGTCCAGACTGTGTTCGGCCAGCAGCAGGCGACCTTCGGGTTTGAGGATGCGGGCGAATTCGGCAAAGATAGCGTTACGGTCGGCAGAGTCACGTATTTCGTGTAGACAAAAATTGCAATAAACAACATCAGCCCAGTTATGAGGGAGGGGGAGACGGTTAGCCTGGCTGGGGCGGTGATAGATACGGTGTGTGGTTTCCAGGGGCGGTTCCATTTCCCTGGCCCGGCGCAGGGCGGCTTCGGTCATTTTTTGAGGGTGATAAATGTCAATCAAAAAATAATGGCCCCCC
This sequence is a window from Anaerolineae bacterium. Protein-coding genes within it:
- a CDS encoding response regulator transcription factor; protein product: MSARILIVDDEPPIVNMLAYNLKRANYEVLIAWDGEEALRQARQEQPDLIILDLMLPKLDGLDVCRALRQERDVPIIMLTARDDEVDRVVGLELGADDYVVKPFSVRELMARVKNVLRRANPPAPAPNVIRVGNLTVDLSRGEAHWHNVALNLTTLELRLLHTLALHPGQVLSREQLLEQVWGYNYYGDLRAVDAAIKRLRARLREATPDTEIIVTVRGMGYKLSA
- a CDS encoding methyltransferase domain-containing protein, which encodes MTVKSQTGFFPALLDNRHYSGTMSTLLYNWPVFASIFFFGVVMLAISFLLSSWWSWLCLICGLGALAVIGNVLAATYVVYDWGDKREYDRLAELGHLEQANVVIDVTCGKLRGTRGLLSRFRGGHYFLIDIYHPQKMTEAALRRAREMEPPLETTHRIYHRPSQANRLPLPHNWADVVYCNFCLHEIRDSADRNAIFAEFARILKPEGRLLLAEHSLDLANFLAFGPGSFSFFSADTWRQHLATAALNIHHHERWRGLVHLWVAGRNPRNDKSSDE